The Lytechinus pictus isolate F3 Inbred chromosome 17, Lp3.0, whole genome shotgun sequence genome contains a region encoding:
- the LOC129280322 gene encoding uncharacterized protein LOC129280322, which translates to MMMWEFEAYLNGDHKKDGTPTNSTCELGDDGMKPSCFQNFTSLVNSGKSNTFLKDHPGKRLKLEQLCGELHYKNSRNVMEQFRDCVLSVSPPLKSSKMTELFEIILRETLEGQRDAEAAWRADPRNMNKLSTEYIGSRISRAVDTVSSLFNQTSSKVMPVVDFLLGTDDDEDSGTDDGSQTQPPINGSDSEMAPSYDRVITQGVRELERRRAGERQPRCILRVNDETQIKGDHEIPCDGTSGMAQLPHPGTPPVGSDYVLNDSGFARGVDRNINNCAYTMDTEIEMQTFCNHASTHDDKMILIEKEMKVKRKPGKIMKRIAEGSVCSDDVYLDVQL; encoded by the exons ATGATGATGTGGGAATTCGAAGCATACTTGAATGGCGATCACAAGAAAGATGGGACACCGACAAACTCCACTTGCGAACTCGGTGATGATGGCATGAAG CCATCTTGCTTTCAGAATTTCACATCTCTCGTGAATTCCGGAAAGTCAAACACGTTCCTGAAAGATCATCCAGGAAAGAGACTCAAGCTTGAGCAACTTTGCGGAGAGCTCCACTATAAGAACTCGAGGAATGTGATGGAACAGTTCCGTGACTGTGTCCTCAGTGTCAGCCCGCCTCTGAAGTCGTCGAAGATGACGGAACTGTTCGAGATTATCCTGAGGGAAACGCTGGAAGGACAGAGGGACGCAGAAGCAGCGTGGCGCGCCGACCCTCGCAACATGAACAAGCTGAGCACAGAGTACATCGGGAGCAGAATTTCACGTGCGGTGGACACTGTGAGCTCGCTTTTCAATCAAACGTCAAGTAAGGTTATGCCCGTTGTCGATTTTCTTCTCGGTACCGATGACGATGAGGACTCCGGAACGGATGACGGTAGTCAAACGCAGCCACCCATCAACGGATCCGACAGCGAAATGGCGCCAAGTTACGACCGCGTAATCACGCAAGGCGTGCGTGAACTTGAACGGCGCAGAGCTGGTGAAAGGCAACCCCGTTGCATCTTACGAGTCAATGACGAAACACAGATCAAGGGTGATCATGAAATACCATGTGATGGAACGTCTGGTATGGCCCAGTTGCCACATCCTGGAACCCCTCCTGTTGGAAGCGATTATGTCCTCAATGACAGCGGATTTGCCCGGGGAGTTGATAGAAACATCAACAACTGCGCATATACTATGGATACTGAGATCGAAATGCAAACTTTCTGCAACCACGCGTCAACCCATGACGATAAAATGATTCTTATCGAGAAAGAGATGAAAGTTAAACGTAAACctggcaaaataatgaaaagaattgCCGAAGGCTCAGTGTGTAGCGATGATGTATATCTCGATGTACAGCTCTAG